Proteins from one Ipomoea triloba cultivar NCNSP0323 chromosome 1, ASM357664v1 genomic window:
- the LOC115996549 gene encoding probable glucan 1,3-beta-glucosidase A, which produces MKGVLAFACFSWILSLFFVPSLAQGPPYKAVNLGAWLVAEGWMTPWLFDGIPNKDLLDGTQVQLRSTMLNKYVVAENGGGSNLVANRASASGWETFKLWRVNETSFNLRVFGNQFVGYQGNSVVAVATTPGPVQTFQIVRNSNDKSRVRLRASNGRYLQAKSESAVTADYQGNINDWGDQNPSVFQMTTFGHLQGEYQLTNGYGPTKAPQVMKNHWNTYIVEDDFRFLSQNGINAVRIPVGWWIRYDQSPPKPFVGGSLQALDNAFTWAEKYNMKVIVDLHAVRGSQNGNDHSGTRDGSATWGDSNIDETVAVIDFLTQRYANRRGLAAMELMNEPNAQFVPLDTLKTFYRKGYDAVRKYTANAYVILSNRLGNAPNTELLDFARQLPKTVIDVHYYNLYWDQFSSWSPQQNIDYIYQDRAAKLGELTQPNGNPLTFVGEWVAEFAKGGASTQDYQNYAKAQQDVYGRATFGWAYWSHKCQYEHWSLRRMIENGIIKP; this is translated from the exons ATGAAGGGTGTTCTAGCTTTTGCTTGCTTTTCATGGATTCTTTCTCTGTTCTTTGTCCCATCTTTAGCCCAAGGCCCTCCATACAAGGCGGTCAATCTCGGTGCTTGGCTTGTAGCAGAGGGGTGGATGACACCATGGCTCTTTGATGGCATTCCCAACAAAGATCTTCTG GATGGAACTCAAGTCCAACTAAGGTCTACAATGCTCAACAAATATGTAGTTGCAGAGAATGGTGGGGGAAGCAATTTGGTTGCTAATCGCGCCAGTGCCTCTGGCTGGGAAACTTTCAAA CTGTGGAGGGTCAATGAAACTTCCTTCAATCTCAGAGTTTTTGGAAACCAGTTTGTTGGGTACCAAGGAAATAGTGTAGTTGCAGTAGCAACCACACCAGGACCGGTTCAAACATTTCAGATAGTGAGGAACAGTAATGATAAGTCCAGAGTACGCCTCAGAGCATCTAATGGCCGCTATTTGCAG GCGAAATCCGAGTCTGCAGTGACAGCAGATTATCAAGGCAATATCAATGACTGGGGAGATCAGAACCCCTCAGTATTTCAGATGACAACTTTTGGACATTTACAGGGTGAATACCAGTTAACAAATGGATATGGACCAACTAAAGCTCCACAAGTCATGAAG AATCATTGGAACACATACATAGTAGAGGATGATTTCAGGTTCTTGTCCCAGAATGGCATAAATGCTGTTAGGATTCCAGTGGGGTGGTGGATCAGATATGATCAGTCACCACCAAAGCCTTTTGTTGGAGGCTCCCTTCAAGCTTTAGACAATGCCTTCACATGGGCAGA AAAATATAACATGAAGGTCATCGTGGATCTCCACGCAGTTCGAGGCTCTCAGAATGGCAATGATCACAGTGGAACAAGAGATGGTTCTGCAACATGGGGAGATTCCAACATTGATGAAACAGTTGCAGTCATAGACTTCTTAACCCAAAG GTATGCTAACAGGCGGGGCCTGGCAGCAATGGAACTGATGAACGAGCCAAACGCGCAGTTTGTCCCGTTAGATACCTTGAAAACCTTCTACAGAAAAGGGTATGATGCAGTGAGGAAGTACACTGCGAATGCCTATGTAATCCTATCGAACAGACTAGGAAATGCTCCCAACACAGAGCTCCTCGACTTCGCCAGACAGCTTCCTAAGACAGTCATCGACGTGCATTACTACAACCTTTACTGGGACCAATTCTCGAGCTGGTCTCCACAACAGAACATCGATTACATATACCAAGACCGCGCTGCAAAACTGGGAGAGCTCACTCAACCTAACGGCAATCCCCTCACATTTGTTG GAGAATGGGTTGCAGAATTTGCGAAAGGCGGGGCATCAACACAGGATTATCAGAACTATGCCAAGGCTCAGCAAGATGTTTATGGGAGGGCAACGTTTGGATGGGCATACTGGTCTCACAAGTGTCAGTATGAACATTGGAGTCTCAGAAGAATGATCGAAAACGGCATCATCAAGCCCTGA
- the LOC116025559 gene encoding probable cellulose synthase A catalytic subunit 3 [UDP-forming] has protein sequence MDVSAGLIAGSHQRNELIVFPQNEYAANPLQQSSRQICQVCSDEIGLSVDGDPFIACNECAFPVCRTCYDYERKEGSQVCPQCKTRYKRLKGCPRVEGDEEEDDIDDVENEFNFDLSKTTMALTCYEGKSISLDPSKDLTAYGYGSVAWKERMESWKQKQGKLQMMGDGDGDDELDLSLSDEGRQPLSRKLPVPSSQINPYRMIIIIRLIVLGFFFHYRITHPVIDAYALWLTCVICEIWFALSWILDQFPKWLPVDRETYLDRLSLRYESEGQPSQLSSVDIFVSTVDPLKEPPLMTANTILSILAVDYPVDKVSCYVSDDGAAMLTFEALSEVSEFAKKWVPFCKKFDIEPRAPEPYFAQKFDYLRDKVLTAFIKERRSMKREYEEFKVRINALVAKAQKVPDEGWRMQDGTSWPGNNVREHPGMIQVFLGQSGEGNELPRLVYVSREKRPGFNHHRKAGAMNALVRVSGVLTNAPFVLNLDCNHYINNSKALREAMCFMMDPLMRKRVCYVQFPHRFDGIDRYADRNVLFFDINMKGLDGIQGPIYVGTGCVFRRQALYGIDAPKKKKPESRTCNCWLKWCCCGFWGRGEKKKNKKMPNVETSPMVSGMESYALVESGENYQGSKAENCSISENKLEKKFGQSHVFIASTLQENGGALRSASSASLLREAIHVISCGYEEKTEWGKEVGWIYGSVTEDILTGFKMHCHGWRSIYCMPCRPAFIGSAPINLSDGLHQVLQWAHGSTEIFLSRHCPIWYGYGGGLKWLERFSYINATIYPFTSLPLVAYCTLPAVCFLTGEFITPQLDNAASLWFLALFICIFATSVLEMNWSGAGLDEWWRNEQFWVIGGVSAHLFAVFQALLRVLAGINTDFSVGSKARGDEEVSKVYAFKWTTILIPPTTLLIINIIGVAVGISGAIKNGYVSWGPLFGKLFFGFWVIAHLYPFLKGVMGRQNRTPTVIVVWSILLASVFSLLWIRIDPFLGKSDGPVLEDCGIDCN, from the exons ATGGATGTTAGTGCTGGTTTAATTGCAGGCTCTCACCAGCGGAATGAGCTGATTGTTTTTCCTCAAAATGAGTATGCT GCTAACCCGTTGCAGCAGTCAAGTAGACAGATTTGCCAAGTATGTAGCGATGAAATTGGATTGAGTGTGGATGGAGATCCCTTCATTGCTTGTAATGAGTGTGCCTTTCCAGTCTGTAGGACTTGCTATGACTACGAGCGCAAAGAAGGCAGCCAAGTCTGCCCTCAATGCAAGACTCGTTACAAGCGTCTCAAAG GGTGTCCAAGAGTGGAGGGCGACGAAGAAGAGGATGACATTGATGATGTGGAGAATGAGTTCAATTTTGATCTAAGCAAAACCACAATGGCTCTGACATGTTATGAAGGGAAATCAATATCCTTGGATCCTTCCAAGGACTTGACGGCTTATGGCTATGGAAGTGTTGCATGGAAGGAGAGGATGGAAAGCTGGAAGCAGAAACAAGGGAAATTACAGATGAtgggagatggagatggagatgacGAACTCGATTTATCACT GTCAGATGAAGGAAGACAGCCATTATCTAGAAAGTTGCCAGTTCCATCAAGCCAAATCAACCCGTATCGTATGATCATCATCATTCGCCTTATTGTTCTTGGCTTCTTCTTCCACTATCGCATCACTCATCCTGTCATTGATGCATACGCCTTATGGCTGACCTGTGTTATCTGTGAAATCTGGTTTGCTCTCTCATGGATTCTTGATCAATTCCCAAAATGGCTCCCTGTTGATAGGGAGACTTACCTCGACCGCTTATCCTTGAG GTATGAAAGTGAAGGCCAGCCATCTCAGCTCTCTTCGGTCGATATATTTGTGAGTACAGTTGATCCACTGAAAGAACCACCATTGATGACTGCAAACACAATTCTCTCCATTCTTGCAGTGGACTACCCGGTTGATAAGGTCTCGTGCTATGTCTCAGACGACGGTGCTGCCATGTTGACATTCGAAGCATTATCAGAAGTGTCAGAATTTGCTAAGAAATGGGTTCCTTTCTGCAAGAAATTCGACATTGAGCCTCGGGCTCCTGAGCCATATTTTGCTCAAAAATTCGATTATCTCAGAGATAAAGTCTTGACTGCATTCATCAAAGAGCGAAGATCAATGAAG AGAGAATATGAGGAATTTAAAGTCCGGATTAATGCTTTGGTGGCGAAGGCTCAAAAAGTTCCAGACGAAGGGTGGCGAATGCAGGATGGAACCTCTTGGCCTGGAAATAATGTTAGAGAACATCCTGGGATGATTCAG GTTTTCCTTGGCCAAAGTGGAGAAGGAAATGAACTACCAAGGTTAGTATATGTGTCCAGAGAAAAGAGACCTGGATTCAATCACCATAGAAAAGCCGGTGCAATGAATGCTCTG GTCAGAGTGTCTGGTGTTCTCACGAATGCGCCTTTCGTGTTGAATTTGGACTGCAATCACTACATCAACAACAGCAAGGCGTTGAGGGAGGCGATGTGTTTCATGATGGATCCACTGATGAGAAAGAGAGTGTGCTATGTTCAGTTCCCTCACAGGTTCGATGGGATTGACAGATATGCTGACAGAAATGTTCTGTTTTTCGAC ATTAACATGAAGGGTTTGGATGGCATACAAGGGCCAATCTATGTCGGGACCGGTTGTGTGTTTAGACGACAGGCTCTCTATGGCATTGATGCtccaaagaagaagaaaccggaATCTAGGACGTGCAACTGCTGGTTAAAATGGTGTTGCTGTGGGTTCTGGGGCCGcggagaaaagaagaagaataaaaagatGCCTAATGTTGAAACAAGCCCAATGGTTTCTGGCATGGAATCATATGCTTTAGTGGAATCTGGAGAAAACTATCAAG GAAGCAAGGCTGAAAACTGTTCCATTTCTGAGAACAAGTTAGAAAAGAAATTTGGGCAGTCTCATGTTTTTATTGCATCTACATTGCAAGAAAATGGCGGGGCACTTCGAAGCGCTAGCTCAGCTTCACTGCTGAGAGAAGCCATTCATGTAATAAGCTGTGGGTATGAAGAGAAAACAGAATGGGGAAAAGAG GTTGGTTGGATATATGGTTCAGTGACTGAGGATATCTTGACAGGCTTCAAAATGCATTGCCATGGCTGGCGATCGATATATTGTATGCCTTGTAGGCCTGCATTTATAGGATCTGCTCCCATCAATCTCTCAGATGGTCTGCACCAGGTCCTCCAATGGGCGCATGGCTCAACCGAAATCTTCCTGAGCAGGCATTGCCCTATCTGGTATGGATATGGAGGCGGCCTGAAATGGTTAGAGCGTTTCTCGTACATAAACGCTACCATATATCCATTCACATCTCTCCCGCTAGTCGCATACTGTACCCTCCCAGCCGTGTGTTTCCTCACAGGAGAATTCATTACTCCTCAGCTGGACAATGCTGCCAGCTTGTGGTTCTTGGCTCTCTTCATCTGCATTTTCGCCACCAGCGTTCTGGAAATGAACTGGAGCGGGGCTGGCCTCGACGAGTGGTGGAGGAACGAGCAATTCTGGGTGATCGGGGGCGTTTCAGCGCACCTGTTTGCTGTCTTTCAAGCTCTGCTGAGAGTGTTGGCTGGAATTAACACAGACTTCTCTGTGGGATCAAAAGCCCGAGGCGACGAAGAGGTCTCAAAGGTTTATGCATTCAAATGGACAACAATTCTCATCCCCCCAACCACTTTACTGATAATAAACATCATAGGAGTTGCTGTTGGGATCTCTGGTGCAATTAAAAATGGGTATGTTTCATGGGGCCCTTTGTTTGGTAAGCTGTTCTTTGGTTTCTGGGTGATAGCCCATCTCTATCCATTCTTGAAAGGTGTAATGGGAAGGCAGAACAGAACTCCCACAGTCATTGTTGTCTGGTCAATTTTGCTTGCTTCTGTATTCTCACTGCTGTGGATTAGAATTGATCCATTTTTGGGCAAGTCAGATGGCCCAGTGTTAGAAGACTGTGGAATAGATTGTAACTGA
- the LOC116025569 gene encoding phosphatidylinositol transfer protein 3, translated as MNTGSKKPLTNGYENSLGPEAQKQKIDEVRKLIGQLSGNLALYCSDASISRYLRARNWNVKKAVKMLKATLKWRLEYKPENIRWDDIASEAETGKIYRSDYKDKHGRTVLVMRPRCQNTKSTKGQIRYLVYCMENAIINLPEDQEQMVWLIDFHGFNVSHISLKVTKETAHVLQEHYPERLGAAILYDAPKIFEPFWKVAKPFLEPKTANKVSFVYSDDPNSKKIMEDLFDTTQLESAFGGNESADFDIAKYAERMREDDKKVAAFWMVEDNSRLGAPPALPAVPSLEATNSDSDSDASNKKAEKSIHVDDNGEASDGEPFPAPISGNNGTK; from the exons ATGAATACTGGGTCTAAGAAGCCCTTGACTAATGGTTATGAGAATTCTTTGGGCCCAGAAGCACAGAAGCAAAAG ATTGATGAAGTGAGGAAGTTGATTGGGCAACTGTCTGGTAATTTAGCTCTGTATTGTTCAGATGCATCCATATCAAGATATTTAAGGGCACGAAACTGGAATGTCAAAAAGGCTGTTAAGATGCTTAAAGCAACACTGAAGTGGAGACTGGAATACAAGCCAGAAAATATCCGCTGG GATGATATTGCCTCTGAGGCTGAAACTGGAAAAATTTACAGGTCCGATTATAAAGATAAACATGGAAGAACAGTTCTAGTCATGAGACCCAGATGCCAG AACACCAAATCAACTAAAGGCCAAATCAGGTACTTAGTGTACTGCATGGAGAATGCTATCATAAACCTTCCTGAAGACCAAGAACAGATGGTGTGGTTGATCGATTTCCATGGTTTTAATGTTTCACACATCTCCTTGAAAGTGACTAAAGAAACAGCTCATGTTTTGCAAGAGCATTATCCTGAAAGGCTTGGAGCAGCTATTCTTTATGATGCACCAAAAATATTTGAACCATTTTGGAAG GTTGCGAAGCCATTTTTGGAGCCCAAGACTGCAAACAAAGTCAGTTTTGTTTACTCAGATGATCCGAATTCTAAGAAAATAATGGAGGACTTGTTCGACACAACTCAACTGGAATCTGCCTTTGGTGGGAATGAGAGTGCAGATTTTGATATCGCCAAGTATGCAGAGAGGATGAGGGAGGATGATAAGAAGGTGGCAGCGTTTTGGATGGTCGAAGATAATTCCAGATTAGGCGCTCCACCAGCATTGCCAGCTGTCCCGTCTTTAGAGGCGACGAATTCGGATTCAGATTCCGATGCCTCAAACAAGAAGGCTGAGAAATCAATTCATGTTGATGACAATGGAGAAGCTTCAGATGGTGAACCTTTCCCAGCTCCCATTAGTGGAAATAATGGCACAAAATAG